The Rosa rugosa chromosome 3, drRosRugo1.1, whole genome shotgun sequence sequence TTCCAGGAATTTTATACCATATGAATAATATGATCAGAATTGCTATTCGGAGATCATGTAAAGCTCAACGGCAGACAAGTTGGGGTTATTGTCATTGACTATTTCGATGTTTTTGTTTGAATAAATTTTAACACAAGTTGCTGCTGGAATTGAAAACCATACCATGTGTCTACAGAAACTGACAGCAAGAGCATGCGCAAATAGGCAGTAAGATGTCCTCAACATTCAGAAGTAACGCAGAAAGAGAACGGTAATTACAGGACAAgatcaagaaaaatcagattAAAAAGAGGCGAGGATCTCAAGTTATGCAAGTTACAACTGCTTGTTAAATCCTAATAGCATGCAAAATCGACATATCTATAACTTTTGCAAGAGTTGACAAGAAAGGTGTTTAGAATAACTATAAACATTTGAACACTGCACACACTTCTTCCCGTTCTGTTTTCCTAACTTTCAGTCCGCGGAGCCACTACTACTTGCAGCAGGCTTCCCTACATACCTCTGTAATAATCAAAGGAAATGAGTAAGTAGATTGCAGTTACATAAGATAAGCATGACAACTCTTAGCAACAGAAAAGATCTAGAAATTCTAAGCCACAAAGTGAATTCAAATGGACTTGGAAGGGGGAAGGAGATGGTTCAAGATAAAATAGGGTAATGTCGGGTGAACGATATTCTAGAGCTCTCACCTGCTTTCCAATGCTGAATGGAACATACTTGTACTTGATCATGTGCATGATTTGGCGCTTCATTGTAAGGACAAAAAGAACAATCCAATAACAGAGGAGTATGGGCCAGAAAACAGGGACATCAAATACAGAAAAGAAGGTCATCAGAAAGGCGACACAGAAAGCCTTTGTAATGGAATACCTGAAACCACATAAGTAAAACAATAAGTCATTTTGAGACTCAACTCATAGTCATGGAAACCCACCACACACATACATGCATACATTATTACGTATAAGCACAGATGCTAATGTGTTTAAGCACTGACAATTCATTCACCAAATAACCATCTTGACTACTGAAGTTATTCACACAGATCCTTATTTGCAGTTTAGCTCTATCTAGAGCCGCTTCAATCTCCCCACTATCCATCCTGCCTTATTCCACAATCTATTTTGTCACTCCCTTGTCCATGAGGTGTCTCATCAGCTTGAACCACGTAAATAATTAAATTTCTTGGTGAATTTATCAGGCTTACTATTTTTAGAACAAGGCCAAACAAACCTCAACTTGTGCAGGTCAAAATGTCTCATGAGTAATTAAATTGATGTGCAAAGATCAGCAAGTAACGGAAAGAGGATAAAAGCCTTGTCACTAGAAACAAAAATGTATTAACGACAATACAGAGGCCAGTCACATGACCTCCATCAGCAACATATAAGAATTCAATACTTACTACAGAAAACAAACTTCAGGCAAGGGGTAATGCGTATTCATTACCCAGACACAGAAATTCACCGtttaataagaaaaaaataCTACCTTGTCAGACATTTCATAATAACAATGAAGGCCATAGCAACACAGCCAGTTCCTATTTAGTCAATATGTGCATATAACATTGTAAGTTAGCCAGGCTATATGTCATACTGCAAAAACCCAGAGAGCAGAAAAGGAATCACAACACTTTACAGGGGCATTTTTCAATTACCAGAACTTGAACTCAGGAAGGCGGCGGATGAATGGTTTAAACTCATCTGAGCCTCTCGTTGGCAATGCTGCCCCATCCAAGGCCTCAAGCTCCGGATCAACCTTTGGCGAGAGAAACCCAATCAACAGATTCAAGATATAAATTCCCAGGCCGTATGAGACAATGTAAAACCCCTGAACCAAGTAAAGTCGCAACAGATAAATCGCAGCCACAGCAAGTGTTCCCAGCCACCTATGGACCGGATTAGGAGTCGAACGGTCCAAATAGTACTGAAACGTCCTCGCAAACTCATCCCTCCACTTGGCAAGAGGCGCCACTGCTGAGCCTGCATCACTTGCCACTCCTTCCATGAAAGTATTAGCCTCTAAATTCCCTGATCAACCGAAAACTAGCTCAATTCGATAGATTACATTTCGGTATAGACTCTACACTAAATGAAAATGTCATTTATACAGAAACAAAAACATGCAAGTTCCTAATTCGGACCTTCCCCAATTCATATTCAGCTGAAGCAAAACCCTAGCACAAATGCACCTTGGTGGGATTACTACCAAAATAAGAAAAGCTAGGTTCGAATATTATGGCAACAAGATCAATAATTGAATTCTTGAATTTAAaccagagagaaaaaaaaaaaaaaaaagcgacgGGAAGACGAGCTGCTTTACCTTGGCGAAACGGCGACGTTTATGAGTCCGATGAGAGACGAATATCAATGGCGGATCTGTGCAAATTCGTAAATCTATATACTAGTTTCTAATAAGACCTCTCCAGTTTGGTTTTAATTTctcagaaataaaaaaaaaaaaaggaaaagcttGAGCATCGAAACGCACCGCTTCGTGCCTTTGCGGATTACCTATTGAAACCCAACACCCActcattatttaaaaaaaaaaaaaaaaaactcttttgcACACAATTGAGTCAAAAAATTGAATCCAGTTTTTACCTTATAACTTGGACGTGACTCGAGCCGAATTGAATCCAACATTTACCACATCAAAATCCGAATCGGTTGATGGGTTGGTGTATTTTCAACCCATTAAAAATCTTAACGGACGTGGACGAGTGGATTTTAAGGGGTCCAGGCCTGCTTTTCCTGACGGGCCTGGGCTGTAGCCGTTGTTAAATCAGGGAGGGATGCTATAGTAAATTTACTCTTTAACCAGGAGACCGAAAAGCCAAATATGCCCTCGCCCTCCCATGGAATATGGATGTGGGATTTTATACAGTGCCATCGCGGTAACCATTTCTTGATGTAGTTCTCATCTCGGAGACAGTGGCAGTGAGCTGGTGGGAGtaacaaagaagaagatggggacTTTAGGAAGAGCGATATACACCGTCGGATTCTGGATTAGGGAGACCGGCCAGGCCGTCGATCGCCTCGGCAGCCGCCTCCAAGGAAGCTACTACTTCAAAGAGCAGCGTAAGCGACGCCGTTCTCTAACCCTAGATCCCTCTTTTTGTATGAATCTGTGTGAAATTCGTATCGATTCTGTTCATTACTGATTGTACGGAGTCTGTTTGGTTCTAAGATTTATGGCTTTGCTGAAATTAGGTTTAACATTTCCTTGTATTTTACCTGGACTGTTCTTGGTTTCGTGGGCTATAGATAATGTCTTAAATGTACGAGTGTGCTTCACTATTGGATTATAATCCACCAAAACTATACT is a genomic window containing:
- the LOC133740773 gene encoding protein RER1B-like, giving the protein MEGVASDAGSAVAPLAKWRDEFARTFQYYLDRSTPNPVHRWLGTLAVAAIYLLRLYLVQGFYIVSYGLGIYILNLLIGFLSPKVDPELEALDGAALPTRGSDEFKPFIRRLPEFKFWYSITKAFCVAFLMTFFSVFDVPVFWPILLCYWIVLFVLTMKRQIMHMIKYKYVPFSIGKQRYVGKPAASSSGSAD